The following proteins are co-located in the Marinibacterium anthonyi genome:
- the gcvA_11 gene encoding Gcv operon activator: protein MGCYKDCPIMHLRSRLPSTGALFVFEAAARNLNFSDASREFNVTQPAVSKTIRQLEETLGVKLFARTASGVDLTPSGKILFEAVSSGFRQVELALNEIERLRDDPVAVTISVTSSFAIHWFMPRMDRFRMALPDIPIRFQIQHSEATGPLDGALLGVRREDPADQDFDRTYLTDERIVAVASPAYIAAHGRLDQGTTLKGHTLGYLYEQPRVPWDTYLRDSGCPPPQDAGRMTFSDYALLLQAVIKGQCVGLGWRYIISHELEQKGLVPAAGRDHVTGLKYYVVTPKGRPVADEVAQVRDWLIDEINSDSMGLAR from the coding sequence ATGGGGTGTTACAAGGACTGCCCGATCATGCATCTGCGATCCCGCCTTCCGTCGACCGGCGCGCTGTTCGTCTTCGAGGCGGCGGCGCGGAACCTGAACTTTTCCGATGCCAGCCGCGAATTCAACGTGACCCAGCCGGCTGTCAGCAAGACCATCCGCCAGCTTGAAGAAACGCTGGGGGTGAAACTCTTTGCGCGCACCGCCAGCGGGGTGGATCTGACGCCAAGCGGCAAGATCCTGTTCGAGGCCGTGTCATCGGGATTTCGGCAGGTGGAATTGGCACTTAACGAGATCGAGCGTCTTCGGGACGACCCTGTCGCCGTGACCATTTCGGTGACGTCCTCCTTTGCGATCCACTGGTTCATGCCCAGGATGGACCGGTTTCGCATGGCCTTACCCGACATCCCGATCCGCTTCCAGATCCAGCATTCCGAAGCCACCGGCCCTTTGGACGGCGCCCTTCTGGGGGTCCGCCGAGAGGATCCGGCGGACCAGGACTTTGACCGAACCTACCTGACGGACGAACGCATCGTCGCCGTGGCCAGCCCCGCGTACATCGCCGCACATGGCCGGCTCGACCAGGGCACAACGCTGAAGGGCCATACGCTGGGTTATCTCTATGAACAGCCACGGGTGCCCTGGGACACGTACCTGCGCGACAGCGGCTGCCCCCCGCCGCAGGACGCGGGCAGGATGACCTTTTCCGATTACGCCCTGCTGCTGCAAGCGGTGATCAAGGGGCAATGCGTCGGCCTCGGCTGGCGCTACATCATCTCGCACGAGCTGGAACAGAAGGGCCTGGTTCCGGCGGCGGGCCGGGACCATGTGACCGGGCTGAAGTATTACGTGGTCACGCCCAAGGGCCGCCCGGTCGCCGACGAGGTGGCCCAGGTGCGCGACTGGCTGATCGATGAAATCAACAGCGATTCCATGGGGTTGGCCAGGTGA
- the acdA_3 gene encoding Acyl-CoA dehydrogenase, whose translation MDFDFSQHEKDLARKGRDFFEQVLQPLELITDEHGELPMDRRAAVRQAVRDWDLAGINLGKEHGGLGLSMVEQTLIEEQLGRATNGLWSCVWRAPVSLKFGTRAQIDEYLIPSAGGERRGAFAITEPGAGSDPRQVMTRADFRDGRWVLNGEKWFVTSYNASDFVIVHAHVDGDPDKPTLFLVDKPAENMTHVRSPAFMHNFAFDHAELIFNDTPVAEDKRLGEIGQGFELTKDWFVEARLQIAAHSIGAATRAAEIANDHASERRQFGRQIRDFQAIEFMLADMGVQLYAAKSMLYRVAAEIDAGAERALVHAHASALKLYASETAGGIIDKALQILGGRGYMRENPVERLYRDIRVDRIWEGTSEIQRTVVGGRIRKKGMGIYADVV comes from the coding sequence ATGGATTTCGACTTCTCGCAACATGAAAAGGACCTGGCCCGCAAGGGCCGCGATTTCTTTGAGCAGGTGCTCCAGCCGCTTGAGCTGATCACCGACGAACACGGTGAACTGCCAATGGACCGGCGCGCCGCCGTGCGACAGGCCGTGCGCGACTGGGACCTGGCCGGGATCAACCTTGGCAAGGAACATGGCGGGCTGGGGCTGAGCATGGTCGAACAGACCCTGATCGAGGAGCAGCTGGGCCGGGCGACCAACGGGCTATGGTCCTGCGTCTGGCGCGCGCCGGTCAGCCTGAAGTTCGGCACCCGGGCCCAGATCGACGAATACCTGATCCCTTCGGCGGGCGGCGAACGGCGCGGGGCCTTTGCCATCACCGAACCCGGCGCCGGGTCAGACCCGCGCCAGGTAATGACTCGCGCCGATTTCCGGGATGGCAGATGGGTTCTGAACGGCGAGAAGTGGTTCGTCACCTCCTACAACGCCTCCGATTTCGTCATCGTGCACGCCCATGTGGACGGCGACCCGGACAAGCCGACGCTGTTCCTGGTCGACAAGCCGGCCGAAAACATGACCCACGTGCGGTCCCCCGCCTTCATGCACAACTTTGCCTTTGATCATGCGGAACTGATCTTCAACGACACACCGGTGGCCGAGGACAAGCGCCTGGGCGAGATCGGGCAGGGGTTCGAGCTGACCAAGGACTGGTTCGTCGAGGCGCGGCTGCAGATCGCCGCCCATTCCATCGGCGCCGCCACCCGCGCCGCCGAGATCGCCAACGACCATGCCAGCGAACGGCGCCAGTTCGGCAGGCAGATCCGCGATTTCCAGGCGATCGAGTTCATGCTGGCCGACATGGGTGTCCAGCTTTATGCCGCGAAATCCATGCTGTACCGCGTTGCCGCCGAAATCGACGCAGGCGCCGAGCGCGCGCTGGTTCATGCCCATGCCTCGGCCCTGAAGCTGTATGCGTCGGAAACCGCCGGCGGGATCATCGACAAGGCGCTGCAGATCCTGGGCGGGCGCGGCTACATGCGGGAAAACCCGGTGGAACGGCTGTATCGCGACATCCGGGTGGACCGGATCTGGGAAGGCACGTCCGAGATCCAGCGCACGGTGGTCGGCGGGCGGATCCGCAAGAAGGGCATGGGCATCTACGCGGACGTGGTGTGA
- a CDS encoding NADH oxidase produces MTDFCRHLMSDITIAGLTIRNRILSTGHQTYLADRGLPGDDFIAYHEARAKGGAGLIITEAARFHETALSEAPDLHILSDDAIPAFTRLTQAVHRHGAKIIGQLSHTGRVTRRVQGGLRGIVHAPSAVPSGRFTVVPREMTTALVEDIVAAAIAGAGRYHRAGYDGVELMASHGLLFAQFLNPRVNRRTDKYGGSPENRMRALADTFRGIRAVVGRDMVLGLRISSEELEPDGLDRDEAIDICRILADAGLVDYVNTTIGSMAGLGGSIHVVPPMEIAPGYVARNAQAIREAISVPVFVAGRINDPQVGERIIGSGQADMVAMTRALITDPDLPNKVKAGQPDLVRACIGCNQACIGHMHAGYRISCIQTPISGRELRMPAASGAQTPKRVMVVGGGPAGLRAAITAAEDGHVVSLHESGPVPGGQVLLAQALPERAEFGGLVTNLLAEVARHDIDITLNSTATRETVLAANPDMVILATGSTMLPPEVEVEVEGAGEGHVLTAEDVLKGANTGSRVLVADWGCDWVGIGLAMQLAGDGCQVRLAVTGTCAGEALPPYLRNYWVGRLHEAGVQVIPFARIYGVDDDTAYLLHAISDQPVICDGVDTVVVANGRLARTTLEQDLAGTGIPVVTVGDCNTARTAEEAIYEGLVFTREALTRLGAA; encoded by the coding sequence GTGACCGATTTCTGCAGACATCTGATGTCCGACATCACCATCGCCGGCCTGACGATCCGCAACCGGATCCTGTCGACCGGGCACCAGACCTACCTGGCCGACCGCGGCCTGCCCGGCGACGATTTCATCGCCTATCACGAGGCCCGCGCGAAAGGCGGCGCCGGGTTGATCATAACCGAGGCCGCGCGGTTCCACGAAACCGCCCTTTCGGAAGCGCCCGACCTGCATATCCTGTCCGACGACGCGATCCCCGCCTTCACCCGTCTGACGCAAGCGGTCCACCGCCACGGCGCGAAGATCATCGGCCAGCTGTCCCACACCGGCCGGGTCACCCGCCGGGTGCAGGGCGGCCTGCGTGGCATCGTGCACGCGCCGTCCGCTGTGCCCTCGGGCCGCTTCACCGTCGTCCCGCGCGAAATGACGACCGCGCTGGTCGAGGACATCGTCGCCGCCGCCATCGCCGGGGCGGGGCGGTATCATCGGGCGGGTTATGACGGGGTCGAGCTGATGGCCAGTCACGGGTTGCTGTTTGCCCAGTTCCTGAACCCCCGGGTGAACCGGCGGACCGACAAGTACGGCGGATCGCCGGAAAACCGGATGCGGGCGCTGGCGGATACCTTCCGGGGAATCCGCGCGGTGGTGGGCCGCGACATGGTGCTGGGCCTGCGGATTTCGTCGGAGGAGCTGGAACCCGACGGGCTGGACCGCGACGAGGCGATCGACATCTGCCGGATCCTCGCCGATGCCGGGCTGGTCGATTACGTCAACACGACGATCGGGTCCATGGCGGGCCTTGGCGGGTCGATCCACGTGGTCCCGCCGATGGAGATCGCGCCGGGCTATGTCGCGCGCAACGCCCAGGCGATCCGCGAGGCCATCAGCGTGCCGGTCTTCGTGGCGGGCCGCATCAACGATCCGCAGGTGGGCGAACGGATCATCGGATCGGGCCAGGCCGACATGGTCGCCATGACCCGCGCGCTGATCACCGATCCGGACCTGCCCAACAAGGTCAAGGCGGGCCAGCCGGACCTGGTGCGCGCCTGCATCGGCTGCAACCAGGCCTGCATCGGCCACATGCACGCGGGCTACCGGATTTCCTGCATCCAGACCCCGATATCGGGGCGCGAATTGCGGATGCCGGCGGCGTCCGGGGCGCAGACCCCGAAGCGCGTGATGGTCGTTGGCGGCGGTCCCGCCGGTCTGCGCGCGGCGATCACGGCGGCGGAGGACGGGCATGTCGTTTCCCTGCACGAATCCGGCCCGGTTCCGGGCGGCCAGGTGCTGCTGGCGCAGGCGCTGCCGGAGCGGGCGGAATTCGGCGGGCTGGTGACGAACCTGCTGGCCGAAGTCGCGCGGCATGACATCGACATCACCCTGAACAGCACCGCAACGCGCGAAACGGTGCTGGCCGCAAACCCGGACATGGTGATCCTCGCCACCGGCTCGACCATGCTGCCGCCCGAGGTCGAGGTCGAGGTCGAGGGCGCCGGCGAAGGCCATGTTCTGACCGCCGAGGACGTGCTGAAGGGCGCCAACACCGGCAGCCGCGTTCTGGTTGCCGACTGGGGCTGCGACTGGGTCGGCATCGGGTTGGCGATGCAGCTGGCGGGCGACGGGTGCCAGGTGCGGCTGGCCGTCACCGGCACCTGCGCGGGCGAGGCTCTGCCGCCCTACCTGCGCAACTACTGGGTCGGACGGCTGCACGAGGCGGGCGTTCAGGTCATCCCCTTCGCCCGGATCTACGGGGTCGACGACGACACCGCCTACCTGCTGCACGCGATCAGCGATCAGCCGGTGATCTGCGACGGTGTCGACACGGTCGTCGTCGCCAACGGACGCCTGGCCCGGACCACGCTTGAACAGGACCTGGCGGGCACCGGCATTCCCGTGGTCACGGTCGGCGATTGCAACACCGCCCGCACCGCCGAAGAGGCGATCTATGAAGGGCTGGTCTTTACCCGCGAGGCGCTGACACGGCTGGGCGCGGCGTGA
- the gcvA_12 gene encoding Gcv operon activator, protein MTLRSRLPSSGALYMFEAAARHASFTRAAGEFNVTQPAVSRTIGALESHLGYRLFDRHVTGLILTEEGRRLDQAVRAGFGEIERVLEDLERLRADPDEVTLSVTSAFALHWLMPRMSRLKEDLPGVSLRFDLIHGEPYGPLGRADLAIRHAWTPEPGQTVLPILQERIIPVCSPGYLARRGLIEDAPDGAGHVLAVLTGKMRVPWDAFLQRAGLPGMPQAKRIEFSDYALLIQAAITGQCVGLGWWHVAGGEIERGGLVPASRHVLTGTDQYHLVARGEPQDLREAVRRVMDWLAGEVAAMPEPV, encoded by the coding sequence ATGACGCTCAGATCCCGCCTTCCGTCCTCCGGCGCGCTTTACATGTTCGAAGCCGCCGCCCGCCACGCCAGTTTCACCCGCGCCGCGGGTGAGTTCAACGTGACCCAGCCGGCGGTCAGCCGCACCATCGGCGCACTTGAAAGCCACCTGGGCTACCGGCTGTTCGACCGCCACGTCACGGGGTTGATCCTGACCGAGGAAGGGCGGCGGCTGGACCAGGCGGTGCGTGCCGGGTTCGGGGAAATCGAACGGGTGCTGGAAGACCTGGAACGGCTGCGTGCCGATCCGGACGAGGTCACGCTGTCGGTCACCTCGGCCTTTGCGCTGCATTGGCTGATGCCGAGGATGAGCCGCCTGAAGGAGGATCTGCCCGGCGTCTCGCTGCGCTTCGACCTGATCCACGGCGAACCCTACGGGCCTTTGGGGCGCGCCGATCTGGCCATCCGCCATGCCTGGACGCCGGAGCCCGGGCAGACCGTTCTGCCGATCCTGCAGGAACGGATCATCCCTGTCTGCAGCCCCGGTTACCTGGCCCGGCGCGGCCTGATCGAGGATGCGCCGGATGGCGCGGGCCATGTGCTGGCGGTGCTGACCGGCAAGATGCGGGTGCCGTGGGATGCGTTCCTGCAGCGGGCCGGATTGCCCGGGATGCCGCAGGCGAAGCGCATCGAATTCTCGGATTACGCGCTGCTGATCCAGGCGGCGATCACCGGGCAATGCGTGGGGCTGGGCTGGTGGCACGTGGCGGGGGGCGAGATCGAGCGCGGCGGGCTGGTGCCCGCCAGCCGCCACGTTCTGACCGGGACGGACCAGTACCACCTGGTCGCCCGGGGCGAGCCGCAGGATTTGCGGGAAGCGGTGCGCCGGGTGATGGACTGGCTGGCGGGCGAAGTCGCCGCCATGCCGGAACCAGTTTGA
- a CDS encoding acetyl coenzyme A synthetase (ADP forming), alpha domain protein has protein sequence MSDTARTAGMDALLRPRAIALVGASNRSGAPGRVMVEQVAIDGYAGAVYPVNPRETAILGRQCYPDLASLPGPVDLAVIALGDRRVEAALDEVIARGIPAAAIFAGCDLSDQGDDALLHRLTDKARAAGLQICGPNSMGYLNPGLGLRIVGYAPRVPLKPGHIALITQSGSAFSALGYNHPRLRFSLAVSTGRELTTRSEDYMLWALAQPETRVIGMFQETAREPVKFRAALRLAEDRGIPVVILKVGKTATSAQFAASHSGAIAGNAAAYEAVFRAHGVIEVDTLDEFGACLQLFSHVTPGRLPGGLLAGVHDSGGEREMAVDLAEKVGVGYAVLSRATKDKLAANLDSGLKPDNPLDAWGSGTDFESRIANCMDALIDDPAVGLVGLFQDIRDGSYISGRYVAALAAASERSGKPGLVVSNYAAVRHDDMALSAIEAGLPVVEGTQEGLKAIRALFDARDRRARPVLAVRVTSSDILTRWRARLSEPRDLSEAEALALLKDYGIRTPQTATVAGIDQLRTAATGMGFPLALKTAVPGIHHKSDVGGVHLGLKDMAALEATYADMAARLGPQAVLEQMMPQGIELAFGIVQDDAFGPFVMVAAGGIWIEALDDRVVCLPPFDTIEARAMLDALRIRPLLNGGRGVPPADLDAIAQALAGISRLAADLGDLIGEMDVNPLFANADGLCAVDALLTVRAAHGHIN, from the coding sequence ATGTCGGACACAGCCAGAACCGCCGGAATGGACGCCCTGCTGCGCCCCCGCGCCATCGCCCTTGTGGGCGCTTCGAACCGTTCCGGTGCGCCGGGTCGGGTGATGGTCGAACAGGTGGCCATCGACGGGTACGCCGGCGCGGTCTACCCGGTGAACCCGCGAGAGACCGCGATCCTCGGCCGGCAATGTTACCCGGATCTGGCCAGCCTGCCGGGGCCGGTGGACCTGGCCGTGATCGCCCTGGGCGATCGGCGGGTCGAAGCCGCCCTGGACGAGGTGATCGCCCGGGGCATTCCGGCGGCGGCGATCTTTGCGGGTTGCGACCTGTCGGACCAGGGCGATGACGCGCTGTTGCACCGGCTGACCGACAAGGCGCGGGCGGCGGGGCTGCAGATCTGCGGACCCAACAGCATGGGCTACCTGAACCCGGGGCTGGGCCTGCGCATCGTGGGGTATGCCCCGCGCGTGCCGCTGAAACCGGGGCATATCGCGTTGATCACCCAATCGGGGTCCGCGTTCAGCGCGCTCGGCTACAACCATCCGCGCCTGCGGTTTTCGCTGGCCGTATCGACGGGGCGCGAGCTGACGACGCGCAGCGAGGATTACATGCTCTGGGCGCTGGCCCAGCCCGAGACGCGGGTGATCGGGATGTTCCAGGAAACCGCGCGGGAGCCGGTGAAGTTCCGTGCCGCGCTGCGCCTGGCCGAAGACCGTGGCATCCCGGTGGTCATCCTGAAGGTCGGCAAGACAGCGACCAGCGCACAATTCGCCGCCAGCCACAGCGGCGCCATCGCCGGCAACGCGGCGGCCTACGAGGCCGTCTTTCGCGCACACGGGGTGATCGAGGTCGATACGCTGGACGAATTCGGCGCCTGCCTGCAGCTGTTTTCGCATGTCACGCCGGGCCGCTTGCCCGGCGGCCTGCTGGCCGGGGTCCACGATTCCGGTGGCGAACGGGAAATGGCCGTGGACCTCGCCGAAAAAGTGGGCGTTGGATACGCGGTGCTGTCGCGGGCGACGAAGGACAAGCTGGCGGCCAACCTCGACAGCGGGCTGAAGCCCGACAACCCGCTGGACGCCTGGGGGTCGGGCACCGATTTCGAGTCGCGGATCGCCAATTGCATGGATGCGCTGATCGACGACCCGGCCGTCGGGCTGGTGGGGCTGTTCCAGGATATCCGCGACGGATCGTACATCTCGGGCCGCTATGTTGCGGCGCTGGCGGCGGCGTCGGAACGCAGTGGCAAGCCGGGTCTGGTGGTGTCGAATTACGCCGCCGTCCGTCATGACGACATGGCGCTGAGCGCGATCGAGGCCGGCCTGCCGGTGGTCGAGGGCACGCAGGAGGGGCTGAAGGCGATCCGGGCGCTGTTCGATGCCCGCGACCGGCGTGCGCGCCCGGTGCTGGCGGTGCGCGTGACGTCGTCCGATATCCTGACCCGCTGGCGCGCCCGCCTGTCCGAACCGCGCGACCTGAGCGAGGCCGAGGCGTTGGCGCTGCTGAAGGACTACGGCATCCGGACGCCGCAGACGGCCACGGTCGCGGGTATCGACCAACTGCGGACGGCGGCGACGGGCATGGGCTTTCCGCTGGCGCTGAAGACCGCCGTTCCCGGCATTCACCACAAGAGCGACGTCGGCGGCGTGCACCTGGGCCTGAAGGACATGGCCGCGCTGGAGGCGACCTATGCCGACATGGCCGCCCGCCTTGGGCCGCAGGCGGTGTTGGAACAGATGATGCCGCAGGGCATCGAACTGGCCTTCGGCATCGTGCAGGACGACGCCTTTGGCCCCTTCGTCATGGTCGCGGCGGGGGGCATATGGATCGAGGCGCTGGATGACCGGGTCGTGTGCCTGCCGCCCTTCGACACGATCGAGGCCCGCGCGATGCTGGACGCCCTGCGCATCCGGCCCCTGCTGAATGGCGGCCGGGGCGTGCCGCCTGCCGATCTGGACGCCATCGCGCAGGCCCTGGCCGGTATCTCGCGCCTCGCCGCCGATCTGGGCGACCTGATCGGCGAAATGGATGTGAACCCGCTTTTCGCCAATGCCGACGGGCTTTGCGCCGTCGACGCCCTTTTGACCGTCCGTGCCGCGCATGGGCACATCAACTGA